The proteins below come from a single Sorghum bicolor cultivar BTx623 chromosome 4, Sorghum_bicolor_NCBIv3, whole genome shotgun sequence genomic window:
- the LOC8077784 gene encoding uncharacterized protein LOC8077784 has product MSPLHRAGYYLNPFYYYQNKKSIEENDSFRDGVITCITKLVPDEDTQDLIIEELQKFQDAEGSFGKDIAKRQCKNIHFDPAKWWLNHGSSIPNLRKLAARILSLTCSSSACERCWSIFEQVHTKRRNRLLHDRMRDLVYIKFNSMLRQKKANKDKDPLEKPVVDALEDEDNEWITGLEPTEVDPENEGETGAGGSSQGSAAAPQREETRRGGSRSKKRKRLIPSSLEDEEQSAPSSDGEEDTAMHPCFSSDLGSDSEGQHSD; this is encoded by the exons ATGTCACCATTGCATAGGGCTGGTTACTACTTGAACCCTTTCTACTATTACCAAAACAAGAAGAGTATAGAGGAGAATGATTCATTTAGAGATGGTGTCATAACTTGCATCACCAAGCTTGTTCCAgatgaagacactcaagactTGATTATTGAGGAGCTCCAAAAGTTTCAGGATGCAGAAGGATCATTTGGCAAAGACATTGCTAAAAGACAGTGCAAGAACATTCATTTTGATCCTG CTAAGTGGTGGCTCAACCATGGAAGTAGTATACCAAACCTAAGAAAGTTGGCTGCAAGAATTCTATCTCTCACCTGCAGTTCATCAGCCTGTGAGAGATGCTGGAGTATATTTGAACAA GTGCACACAAAGAGACGCAATAGGCTGCTGCATGATAGAATGAGGGATCTAGTCTACATCAAATTCAACTCAATGCTGAGGCAAAAGAAGGCTAACAAGGACAAAGATCCCCTGGAGAAACCTGTTGTTGATGCATTAGAGGATGAGGACAATGAGTGGATTACTGGCCTAGAGCCAACAGAAGTTGATCCAGAGAATGAgggagaaactggagctggagGATCATCACAGGGAAGTGCAGCTGCACCTCAAAGAGAAGAAACAAGGAGGGGAGGATCCAGGAGTAAGAAGAGGAAGAGGTTGATCCCTAGTTCTTTAGAAGATGAAGAACAATCTGCCCCATCTTCTGATGGAGAAGAAGACACTGCAATGCATCCTTGTTTCAGTTCTGATCTTGGTTCAGATTCAGAAGGACAACATAGTGACTGA